A section of the Platichthys flesus chromosome 22, fPlaFle2.1, whole genome shotgun sequence genome encodes:
- the bzw1a gene encoding eIF5-mimic protein 2-A isoform X2, which translates to MPLAPSLTTAAMQRHSLTSWWLVECWPQVFNKLIRRYKYLEKGFEEEVKKLLLFLKGFTESERNKLAMLTGILLANGNVSSSILNSLFNENLVKEGVSAAFAVKMFKAWINEKDINSVAGSLRKVGMDNRLMELFPANKRSCEHFSKYFTDAGLKELSDYARNQQSIGYRKELQKELEELMAHGEPQKEIIVYTKEEMKKAGLSEQAMISMIWTAVMSGVEWNKKEELVTEQAIKHLKQYSPLLKAFTSQGLSEVTLLLKIQEYCYDNIHFMKAFEKIVMLLYKADVLNEEAILKWYTEAHLVKGKGFFLEQMKKFVDWLKNAEEESQSEEEEAAD; encoded by the exons GTTTTTAACAAGCTGATCAGGCGTTACAAGTACCTGGAGAAGGGTTTCGAGGAGGAGGTCAAGAAG TTGCTGCTGTTTCTGAAGGGGTTTACTGAGTCTGAGCGCAACAAACTGGCCATGCTGACTGGTATCCTGCTGGCCAACGGCAACGTATCATCCTCTATCCTGAACAGCCTCTTCAACGAGAACCTCGTCAAGGAGG GAGTATCTGCAGCCTTTGCTGTTAAGATGTTCAAGGCATGGATCAATGAGAAGGACATCAACTCTGTTGCTGGCAGTCTCCGCAAAGTCGGCATGGACAACAGACTGATG GAACTCTTTCCTGCCAACAAACGGAGCTGTGAGCATTTTTCCAAGTACTTCACCGACGCCGGGCTGAAGGAGTTATCCGACTACGCCCGAAACCAGCAATCCATTGGTTACCGCAAGGAGCTGCAGAAGGAGCTTGAGGAGTTGATGGCACACGGTGAACCTCAGAAAGAG ATAATCGTCTACAccaaggaggagatgaagaaggcTGGCCTCTCTGAGCAGGCGATGATCAGCATGATCTGGACCGCTGTGATGAGCGGTGTTGAGTGGAACAAGAAGGAAGAGCTGGTGACCGAACAAGCCATCAAACACTTGAAG CAATACAGTCCTCTGCTGAAAGCCTTCACCTCCCAGGGTCTGTCTGAGGTCACCCTGCTGCTGAAGATTCAGGAGTACTGTTACGACAACATCCACTTCATGAAGGCCTTTGAAAAGATTGTGATGCTCCTCTACAAAG CCGACGTATTAAACGAAGAGGCCATTCTGAAATGGTACACCGAAGCTCACCTTGTCAAGGGGAAGGGCTTCTTCCTCGAGCAGATGAAAAAATTTGTCGACTGGCTGAAGAACGCCGAGGAAG AGTCTCAatcggaggaagaggaggccgcCGACTAA
- the si:ch211-246m6.4 gene encoding transcription factor 15 — protein sequence MKSTGSEPSAQPDGFTSDLDDLDSSSDSSDGKSTGGCSPRREPGEAEGNAGAAGGGSPRWRRRRRRSSGGGTGDGETGLPGASKQRQAANARERDRTHSVNTAFSALRTLIPTEPSDRKLSKIETLRLASSYISHMANVLLLGEDCFDGQPCLRYQSILHGTAALSASSLRPICTFCLSNQRKLLRDGGKHSAAV from the exons ATGAAGTCCACCGGCAGCGAGCCCAGTGCGCAGCCCGACGGCTTCACCTCCGACCTGGACGACCTggacagcagcagtgacagctcCGACGGGAAGTCCACCGGCGGCTGCAGCCCGCGCAGGGAGCCGGGTGAGGCTGAGGGGAACGCGGGAGCGGCCGGTGGAGGTTCaccgaggtggaggaggaggcggaggcgCAGCAGTGGAGGTGGAACAGGCGACGGGGAAACGGGTCTGCCCGGAGCGAGCAAGCAAAGGCAGGCGGCCAACGCGCGGGAGCGGGACAGGACGCACAGCGTGAACACGGCCTTCTCCGCGCTGCGCACGCTCATCCCCACCGAGCCCTCCGACAGGAAGCTCTCTAAGATCGAGACGCTGCGCCTGGCCTCCAGCTACATCTCCCACATGGCTAacgtgctgctgctgggggaggACTGTTTCGACGGACAGCCCTGCCTCCGCTACCAGAGCATCCTGCACGGCACCGCCGCGCTCAGTGCGTCCTCCCTGCGCCCTATCTGCACTTTCTGCCTCAGCAACCAGAGGAAACTG ctcagagatggagggaagcaCTCAGCGGCTGTGTGA